The Arachis ipaensis cultivar K30076 chromosome B07, Araip1.1, whole genome shotgun sequence genome includes a window with the following:
- the LOC107608023 gene encoding calcium-transporting ATPase 8, plasma membrane-type-like → MTDAQRDEIAEAISVMGRSSPNDKLLLVQALRRKGHVVAVTGDGTNDAPALHEVWLLLHYYYLLFCASDCVVFSNFKYHNNLYRCQYL, encoded by the exons ATGACAGATGCACAGAGAGATGAAATAGCTGAAGCAATATCA GTTATGGGACGGTCATCTCCTAATGACAAATTATTGCTTGTGCAAGCATTGAGGAGGAAGGGACATGTTGTGGCTGTAACTGGGGATGGAACAAATGATGCTCCTGCACTACATGAGGTCTGGCTACTACTACACTACTACTATCTTCTTTTTTGTGCTAGTGATTGTGTTGTTTTCTCAAATTTTAAGTACCACAACAATCTTTATCGATGTCAATACTTGTAA